The Burkholderia ambifaria AMMD genome includes a region encoding these proteins:
- a CDS encoding LysR family transcriptional regulator has protein sequence MNHSEPSEHGVRRDLTGRADALSASFGASYAGILAFVAVASEGSFTKAAERLGVGRPAVSRNVQKLEAQLSTRLFQRTTRTTELTCEGRRFYENCHQGVAQIVEAMNDMLELRQGPPRGLIRISSAVGFGRKIVAPLLEKFAQAYPDIIIDLLLDDRPIDLVSERIDVSFRNGRIEDSSIIARQLIPMQMALCAAPSYVARHGLPQRIEDLDRHECINFRFASGRVFEWEFNVDGRMQKYLPTSRLTFNDADLVLRSVLNGAGIAQMAGYQIRDHLASKELVVALAKHVPEDRGHYICYLSRQHLPTRIRIFVDFMTEQIRALDLNCMTRFNPDMQAVPSAGLAA, from the coding sequence ATGAACCATTCGGAACCATCGGAGCACGGCGTGCGTCGCGACCTGACCGGTCGCGCCGATGCGCTGTCCGCGAGCTTTGGTGCCAGCTATGCAGGCATCCTCGCCTTCGTTGCCGTGGCGAGCGAGGGGAGCTTCACCAAGGCCGCCGAACGGCTCGGCGTCGGACGGCCGGCCGTGAGCCGCAACGTGCAGAAGCTGGAGGCGCAGTTGAGCACGCGGCTGTTCCAGCGCACCACGCGCACGACCGAACTGACCTGCGAAGGCCGGCGATTCTACGAGAACTGCCATCAGGGCGTGGCACAGATCGTGGAAGCCATGAACGACATGCTGGAGTTGCGGCAGGGGCCGCCGCGCGGCCTCATCCGTATCAGCTCGGCCGTGGGGTTCGGCCGGAAGATCGTCGCGCCGCTGCTGGAAAAATTCGCGCAGGCCTACCCGGACATCATCATCGATCTGCTGCTCGACGACCGGCCGATCGACCTGGTGTCGGAGCGGATCGACGTGTCGTTTCGCAACGGGCGCATCGAGGATTCGAGCATCATCGCCCGGCAACTGATTCCGATGCAGATGGCGCTCTGCGCGGCGCCGTCGTACGTCGCGCGGCATGGCCTCCCGCAGCGCATCGAAGATCTCGACCGGCACGAGTGCATCAATTTCCGCTTCGCGAGTGGTCGCGTGTTCGAATGGGAGTTCAATGTCGACGGCCGTATGCAAAAGTACCTGCCGACGTCGCGCCTCACGTTCAACGATGCGGATCTGGTGTTGCGCTCGGTGCTGAACGGAGCGGGCATCGCGCAGATGGCGGGCTATCAGATTCGCGACCATCTCGCGTCGAAGGAGCTCGTCGTCGCACTGGCGAAGCATGTGCCGGAGGATCGCGGCCACTACATCTGCTATCTGAGCCGGCAGCATCTTCCGACGCGCATCCGGATCTTCGTCGACTTCATGACCGAGCAGATTCGCGCGCTCGATCTCAATTGCATGACCCGGTTCAATCCTGACATGCAGGCGGTTCCGTCGGCGGGGCTGGCGGCTTGA
- a CDS encoding SDR family oxidoreductase: MKIVVIGGSGLIGSRVVTLLGEAGHQVLAASPSTGVNIITGEGLADALTGADVVVDVANAPSWEPQAVLDFFRTSARNVGKAEVAAGVRHHVALSIVGCDRMPENGYFAAKVAQEQAIEAAGVPYTIVRATQFMEFIGGIADAGAEDGTVRIGDGLFQPIAAEDVSAFVAQTALAAPQNGTIEIAGPDRAPFAEIVARYLKSIGDTRAVVTDRDARYYGGRVEEKSLVPLGAARLGRIGLEPWLAAR, translated from the coding sequence ATGAAGATCGTTGTCATCGGTGGTTCGGGCCTGATCGGCTCGCGTGTCGTCACGCTGCTCGGCGAAGCCGGCCACCAGGTGCTGGCCGCGTCGCCGAGCACCGGCGTCAATATCATCACGGGCGAAGGCCTGGCCGACGCGTTGACGGGCGCGGACGTCGTCGTGGACGTGGCGAATGCGCCGTCATGGGAGCCGCAGGCGGTGCTGGACTTCTTCCGCACGTCGGCACGCAATGTCGGCAAGGCGGAAGTGGCTGCAGGCGTGCGCCATCACGTCGCGCTGTCGATCGTCGGCTGCGACCGCATGCCGGAGAACGGTTATTTCGCGGCGAAGGTCGCGCAGGAACAGGCGATCGAAGCGGCGGGCGTTCCGTACACCATCGTTCGCGCGACGCAATTCATGGAATTCATCGGCGGCATCGCGGATGCCGGCGCGGAAGACGGCACGGTCCGCATCGGCGACGGGCTGTTTCAGCCGATCGCCGCGGAAGACGTGTCGGCATTCGTCGCACAGACCGCGCTCGCCGCGCCGCAGAACGGCACGATCGAGATCGCGGGCCCGGATCGCGCGCCGTTCGCGGAGATCGTCGCGCGCTATCTGAAGTCGATCGGCGACACGCGCGCGGTGGTGACCGATCGCGACGCCCGCTACTACGGCGGCCGCGTCGAGGAAAAATCGCTGGTGCCGCTCGGGGCCGCGCGGCTCGGCCGCATCGGTCTCGAGCCGTGGCTCGCCGCACGCTGA
- a CDS encoding PLP-dependent aminotransferase family protein — protein sequence MSAPTPPLAIEIDRHHQLPVYLQICERFKAAIAAGHLRPGDRVPALRGLATQLNTARGTVEQAYTILVDEGYLQMRGAAGTFVAPSLPASLTQPPPARADLQHASLAPNVDPPPRRPQPIAVALSGEPRPLQPGLPALDAFPRKVWHRLVSQRARSSERALLAYPNPAGYRPLREHIATYLTLSRGVTCVPEQVFVTGGYRATLELVLRSLARADERVWFEDPGYLLARGFLSETGIQLVPVPVDADGIDVERGMQLDAQARFALVTPSHQSPLGHTLSLSRRIALLDWAEKMSGWIVEDDYDSEFRYLGRPLPALKSLDRRDRVIYCSTFSKAMYPGLRLAYAVVPERAVERVERVACSMNAGSPPLLQAALADFIEQGHFARHLKRMRALYGERRMLIVHALRQAFGERLIVELPVGGIQFAVRFTDGPDGPVDDVAVAARAREAGLAVVPLSIWYTNSHTPQTPRGLVIGFANIVDADEAQRHANTLRACLDR from the coding sequence ATGTCCGCGCCAACACCCCCGCTTGCCATCGAAATCGACCGGCACCACCAGTTGCCCGTCTATCTGCAGATTTGCGAGCGGTTCAAGGCTGCGATCGCCGCCGGTCATCTGCGCCCCGGCGATCGCGTGCCCGCGCTGCGCGGCCTGGCGACGCAACTGAACACCGCGCGCGGCACGGTTGAACAGGCCTACACGATCCTGGTCGACGAGGGCTATCTGCAAATGCGCGGCGCGGCGGGCACGTTCGTCGCGCCGTCCCTGCCGGCCTCGCTGACGCAGCCGCCGCCCGCGCGCGCCGACCTACAACATGCGTCGCTCGCACCGAACGTCGATCCGCCGCCACGGCGCCCACAGCCGATCGCCGTCGCGCTGAGCGGCGAGCCGCGCCCGCTGCAACCCGGGCTCCCCGCGCTCGACGCGTTTCCGCGCAAGGTCTGGCACCGGCTCGTGTCGCAGCGCGCGCGCAGCAGCGAACGCGCACTGCTGGCCTACCCGAATCCGGCCGGCTACCGGCCGCTGCGCGAACACATCGCCACCTATCTGACGCTGTCGCGCGGCGTCACCTGCGTGCCGGAACAGGTGTTCGTCACCGGCGGCTACCGCGCGACGCTGGAACTCGTGCTGCGCAGCCTCGCGCGCGCGGACGAGCGCGTGTGGTTCGAGGATCCCGGCTATCTGCTCGCGCGCGGGTTCCTGTCCGAGACCGGCATACAACTCGTCCCCGTACCGGTGGACGCCGACGGGATCGACGTCGAGCGCGGCATGCAGCTGGACGCGCAGGCCCGCTTCGCGCTGGTGACGCCGTCGCATCAGAGCCCGCTCGGGCATACGCTGTCGCTGTCCCGCCGCATTGCGCTGCTCGACTGGGCCGAAAAAATGTCCGGGTGGATCGTCGAGGACGACTACGACAGCGAGTTTCGCTACCTCGGCCGCCCGCTGCCCGCGTTGAAGAGTCTCGACCGGCGCGATCGCGTGATCTATTGCAGTACCTTCAGCAAGGCGATGTACCCCGGTTTGCGGCTTGCCTACGCGGTCGTGCCGGAGCGCGCCGTCGAGCGCGTCGAACGCGTGGCGTGCAGCATGAATGCCGGTTCGCCGCCGCTGCTGCAGGCGGCGCTGGCCGATTTCATCGAGCAGGGGCACTTTGCCCGGCATCTGAAGCGCATGCGCGCGCTGTACGGCGAGCGCCGCATGCTGATCGTGCACGCATTGCGTCAGGCGTTCGGCGAGCGGCTGATCGTCGAATTGCCGGTGGGCGGCATCCAGTTCGCGGTGCGATTCACCGACGGGCCCGATGGGCCGGTCGACGACGTCGCCGTCGCCGCACGCGCGCGCGAGGCCGGGCTCGCGGTCGTGCCGCTGTCGATCTGGTATACGAACAGCCACACGCCGCAAACGCCGCGCGGCCTCGTCATCGGGTTCGCGAACATCGTCGACGCGGACGAAGCGCAACGTCACGCAAACACGCTGCGGGCCTGTCTCGACCGCTGA